Proteins from a genomic interval of Nocardia sp. BMG51109:
- a CDS encoding TetR/AcrR family transcriptional regulator — protein sequence MSSVLSAYHQRVAQEKRALIVTAATALFLELGYDRTSLARIAERSGVSRATLFKQFPSKAALFDAIVTESWSTADEDDPPPAGNVVDGLTTIGRRYAALLSRPQMTDLFRIVIAELPRFPELAHAQFSQGKMPYFESVRGYLLAEHEAGTVRVEDVDLAATQFLGMISNYVFWPKLLVPGWEVSAERVAQVVDEAVRTIAARYAATGPGASTND from the coding sequence ATGAGCAGCGTCCTGTCGGCGTACCACCAGCGTGTCGCCCAGGAGAAGCGCGCGCTGATCGTGACGGCGGCGACCGCACTGTTCCTCGAGCTGGGCTACGACCGGACGTCGCTGGCGCGGATCGCGGAGCGCTCGGGCGTTTCTCGGGCCACCTTGTTCAAGCAGTTCCCGAGCAAGGCCGCCCTATTCGACGCCATCGTCACCGAGTCCTGGTCCACCGCGGACGAGGACGATCCTCCGCCAGCAGGCAACGTCGTCGACGGCCTCACCACCATCGGTCGCCGTTACGCCGCGCTGTTGAGCCGCCCTCAGATGACCGACCTCTTCCGGATCGTCATCGCCGAGCTGCCGCGCTTCCCCGAGCTGGCCCATGCGCAGTTCTCACAAGGGAAGATGCCCTACTTCGAGTCCGTGCGCGGCTACCTGCTAGCCGAGCACGAGGCAGGAACAGTGCGGGTCGAGGACGTGGACCTCGCGGCCACCCAGTTCCTGGGCATGATCTCCAACTACGTCTTCTGGCCGAAACTGCTCGTGCCGGGCTGGGAGGTAAGCGCCGAACGCGTCGCTCAGGTAGTCGACGAGGCCGTCCGCACCATCGCCGCCCGGTACGCCGCGACGGGACCAGGGGCGTCCACCAACGACTGA
- a CDS encoding LuxR C-terminal-related transcriptional regulator, with protein sequence MSASRRGRRGDVAAATDRFVGRELEQDRISVLLLSSARLITVVGPGGIGKTRLAAETLRRFRKATDTPVFWARLARLPKDSDVAAVEEEVAHSVVEADFSGRSAWDSFVGTLTRTDGTGRSLQTVLVMDNCEHVLLGAGRVIAELLDAVPGLTILATSREAVGWSDEHLVHATPLAPPQALTLFRQRAELTGRPVADGEQAVLAEAICRHVHGNPLYVRLAAARLLRQPLAGVLAELSGEPTDKRMGWSHGPRVGAEERHQGVRDVIAWSYDLCSDKEQVLLERMSVFAAGYDTLSEDDSVSARDVGADLEAIEAVCADDDRGDTPGVRLAGHEVERLLERLADQSMVTVHITPTAVRYSLLESIRLFARHKLAERSTGEVDEPARLADRHRRYYRDKVVRAQCEWFGPADRDLLIWARAAWDNIVTAIESSLTVGDPTLGLQITVGLASLEVFRGSLREIRWRTERTLQATRTLSPQPVELQTAAMAAIVWLALWQGLQKDAERMLEDCVDTCLGDREVGQNWRQTPESDIGLPPPVEFAWGAELFIIRRDPRAVTVLARAKRKYGALGDRTGEAKSRFYEVWTASFIGSPQQATEVARRYLDDATASGIEWAKSWAEVVWATALTRHGDPAEAVTVGRRILASPAAARTRSLGAVGVHLRIWSLARIITNSIEGGNADKAELRVLATELAHLAGGARREWEELGVSFDGLRLFADETTMASDVARRVLGREAYAAAEKRGALLCPKLREVQRLALGTLPADRLAAGHSGKPDQSTVKRTVPSLWGELSGAERQVAILAAAGWANSAIAARRGSSARTVDAQMAAILQKLMLSSREEIIGLVPKNHIDQIRAEAARQPRRPGERPRKPRPS encoded by the coding sequence ATGTCGGCGTCGCGCCGAGGGCGTCGTGGGGACGTTGCAGCGGCTACGGATCGGTTTGTGGGCCGGGAGCTGGAGCAGGACAGGATCAGTGTTCTGCTGCTGAGTTCGGCCCGGTTGATCACGGTGGTCGGCCCGGGTGGGATCGGGAAGACCCGGCTTGCGGCCGAGACTTTGCGCCGATTCCGCAAAGCCACGGATACTCCCGTGTTTTGGGCGCGGCTGGCGCGGTTGCCCAAGGACTCCGATGTGGCTGCGGTCGAGGAGGAGGTCGCGCATTCGGTGGTCGAGGCCGATTTCTCCGGCCGGTCGGCCTGGGACAGTTTTGTCGGCACGCTGACCAGGACCGACGGGACGGGGCGCAGTCTGCAAACGGTGCTGGTGATGGACAACTGTGAGCACGTACTGCTCGGCGCCGGTCGGGTGATCGCGGAGTTGCTGGATGCGGTACCGGGGTTGACCATCCTGGCGACCAGCCGCGAGGCGGTGGGGTGGTCCGACGAGCATTTGGTGCACGCTACGCCGCTGGCCCCGCCGCAGGCATTGACGTTGTTCCGGCAGCGCGCCGAACTCACCGGCCGCCCGGTTGCCGACGGAGAGCAGGCGGTACTCGCCGAGGCGATTTGTCGTCACGTGCACGGCAATCCGTTGTATGTCCGGTTGGCGGCGGCGCGGCTGTTGCGGCAGCCGCTGGCGGGAGTTTTGGCCGAGCTCAGTGGTGAACCGACCGATAAGCGGATGGGGTGGTCACACGGGCCGCGGGTGGGTGCGGAGGAGCGGCATCAAGGGGTGCGTGACGTTATCGCCTGGTCCTATGACTTGTGCAGTGACAAGGAACAGGTTCTGCTGGAGCGGATGTCGGTGTTCGCCGCAGGGTATGACACCCTCTCAGAGGACGACAGCGTCTCCGCTCGGGACGTGGGTGCCGATCTGGAGGCCATCGAGGCGGTCTGCGCCGACGATGATCGAGGCGACACCCCCGGCGTTCGACTGGCCGGACACGAGGTCGAGCGATTGCTGGAGCGTCTGGCGGACCAGTCGATGGTGACCGTGCACATCACACCGACCGCGGTGCGGTACTCCCTGCTGGAAAGCATCCGGCTGTTCGCCCGGCACAAACTGGCCGAACGCTCCACCGGTGAGGTGGACGAACCGGCACGGCTGGCCGACCGCCACCGCCGCTACTATCGAGACAAAGTTGTTCGCGCGCAGTGCGAATGGTTCGGTCCCGCCGATCGGGATCTCCTGATCTGGGCACGCGCGGCGTGGGACAACATCGTGACCGCGATCGAGTCGAGCCTCACCGTCGGCGACCCCACACTCGGACTGCAAATCACCGTCGGTCTGGCGTCTTTGGAGGTCTTCAGAGGCTCACTTAGAGAGATCCGCTGGCGCACCGAGCGCACCCTGCAGGCCACCCGCACGCTGAGCCCGCAGCCTGTCGAACTCCAGACAGCTGCAATGGCGGCGATCGTCTGGCTGGCCCTGTGGCAGGGCTTGCAGAAGGATGCCGAACGGATGCTCGAGGACTGCGTCGATACTTGCCTCGGCGATCGAGAGGTCGGACAGAACTGGCGGCAAACGCCCGAAAGCGACATCGGACTACCTCCCCCTGTCGAATTCGCATGGGGGGCGGAACTGTTCATAATCCGGCGAGATCCGCGGGCCGTCACGGTCTTGGCTCGTGCAAAGCGCAAGTACGGTGCGCTCGGTGACCGCACCGGTGAGGCGAAGAGCAGATTTTACGAGGTTTGGACGGCCAGCTTCATCGGATCACCACAGCAGGCAACGGAAGTTGCACGGCGCTATCTGGATGATGCCACCGCGTCGGGAATCGAGTGGGCGAAATCGTGGGCCGAGGTGGTGTGGGCGACCGCGTTGACCAGACACGGTGACCCTGCGGAGGCGGTGACGGTTGGCCGCAGAATATTGGCGAGTCCGGCCGCCGCACGTACCCGGTCACTCGGGGCGGTGGGGGTGCACCTGCGGATATGGTCGTTGGCGCGGATCATCACCAATTCGATCGAGGGTGGTAACGCCGACAAGGCAGAGCTCAGGGTCTTGGCCACCGAACTCGCTCACCTCGCGGGAGGAGCCAGACGCGAGTGGGAGGAGTTGGGTGTGAGTTTCGACGGTCTGAGACTTTTTGCCGACGAGACGACTATGGCGAGCGATGTTGCCCGCCGCGTGCTGGGCCGCGAGGCGTATGCAGCCGCGGAGAAGCGAGGCGCTCTGCTGTGTCCCAAGCTGCGCGAGGTGCAGCGCCTGGCACTGGGCACGCTGCCGGCCGACAGACTGGCGGCAGGTCATTCCGGCAAACCGGACCAGTCCACCGTGAAAAGGACCGTGCCCTCATTGTGGGGCGAGCTGTCCGGCGCCGAGCGGCAGGTGGCGATCCTGGCAGCCGCGGGGTGGGCGAACTCCGCGATCGCGGCCCGGCGGGGCAGTTCCGCCAGGACCGTCGATGCGCAGATGGCGGCGATCCTGCAGAAACTGATGCTCTCCTCGCGTGAAGAGATCATCGGGCTCGTCCCCAAGAACCACATCGATCAAATCCGGGCGGAAGCTGCCCGACAACCACGCCGCCCCGGTGAACGGCCACGTAAACCACGACCATCGTGA